From a region of the Salarias fasciatus chromosome 6, fSalaFa1.1, whole genome shotgun sequence genome:
- the LOC115389934 gene encoding histone H2B 1/2-like, which yields MPEPAKSAPKKGSKKAVSKTAGKGGKKKRRTRKESYAIYVYKVLKQVHPDTGISSKAMSIMNSFVNDIFERIASEASRLAHYNKRSTITSREIQTAVRLLLPGELAKHAVSEGTKAVTKYTSSK from the coding sequence ATGCCTGAACCCGCAAAGTCTGCGCCCAAGAAGGGCTCAAAGAAAGCCGTGAGCAAGACCGCCGGCAAAGGAggcaagaagaagaggaggaccaggaaggAGAGCTACGCCATCTACGTGTACAAGGTGCTGAAGCAGGTCCACCCCGACACTGGCATCTCGTCCAAGGCCATGAGCATCATGAACTCGTTCGTCAACGACATCTTCGAGCGCATCGCCTCGGAGGCGTCTCGCCTGGCTCACTACAACAAGCGCTCTACCATCACTTCCAGGGAGATCCAGACCGCCGTgcgtctgctgctgcctggcgaGCTGGCCAAGCACGCCGTGTCCGAGGGCACCAAGGCCGTCACCAAGTACACCAGTTCCAAGTGa
- the LOC115389951 gene encoding histone H1-like: MAEEAPAAAPAASPAKPKAAKKKSAPKKPRTGPSVSELIVKAVAASKERNGVSLAALKKNLAAEGYDVDKNKARVKTTVKGLVAKGTLVQTKGTGASGSFKMSKKAEPKAKKPAKKTAPKAKKPAAAAKKPKAAKKPKAAAAKKTVAAKKSPKKPKKPAAKKAVKSPKKPAKSPKKKAPAAKKAPAAKKAPAKKAVKPKAKKTAAKKK; encoded by the coding sequence ATGGCAGAAGAAGCTccggccgccgcccccgccgcctcTCCGGCAAAGCCCAAGGCCGCCAAGAAGAAGTCCGCCCCGAAGAAGCCTCGGACCGGCCCCAGCGTGAGCGAGCTCATCGTCAAAGCTGTGGCCGCTTCCAAGGAGCGGAACGGCGTGTCGCTGGCCGCCCTCAAGAAAAACCTGGCTGCCGAAGGCTACGATGTGGACAAGAACAAGGCCCGCGTCAAGACCACCGTCAAGGGCCTGGTGGCCAAGGGGACCCTGGTCCAGACCAAGGGCACCGGGGCCTCCGGCTCCTTCAAGATGAGCAAGAAGGCTGAGCCCAAGGCCAAGAAGCCCGCCAAGAAAACGGCTCCCAAAGCCAAGAAGCCTGCCGCCGCTGCCAAGAAGCCCAAAGCGGCTAAAAAGCCCAAAGCGGCCGCAGCCAAGAAGACCGTAGCTGCTAAGAAGTCTCCCAAAAAGCCCAAGAAGCCCGCGGCCAAGAAGGCAGTCAAGAGCCCCAAGAAGCCCGCCAAGAGCCCCAAGAAGAAGGCCCCCGCAGCCAAGAAGGCTCCAGCAGCCAAGAAAGCTCCAGCAAAGAAGGCCGTCAAGCCCAAAGCCAAGAAGACCGCGGCCAAGAAGAAGTGA
- the LOC115389932 gene encoding histone H2A, translating to MSGRGKTGGKARAKAKTRSSRAGLQFPVGRVHRLLRKGNYAERVGAGAPVYLAAVLEYLTAEILELAGNAARDNKKTRIIPRHLQLAVRNDEELNKLLGGVTIAQGGVLPNIQAVLLPKKTEKPAKAK from the coding sequence ATGAGCGGCAGAGGAAAGACCGGCGGTAAAGCCAGAGCCAAGGCCAAGACCCGCTCGTCCCGTGCGGGCCTCCAGTTCCCGGTGGGCCGTGTTCACAGGCTGCTGCGCAAAGGCAACTACGCGGAGCGCGTGGGAGCCGGAGCCCCCGTATACCTGGCGGCCGTGCTAGAGTACCTGACCGCTGAGATCCTGGAGCTGGCTGGAAACGCCGCTCGCGACAACAAGAAGACCCGCATCATCCCGCGTCACCTGCAGCTGGCTGTGCGCAACGACGAGGAGCTCAACAAGCTGCTGGGTGGAGTCACCATCGCTCAGGGCGGCGTCCTGCCCAACATCCAGGCGGTGCTGCTGCCCAAGAAGACCGAGAAGCCGGCCAAGGCCAAGTAA